From the Brassica napus cultivar Da-Ae chromosome A8, Da-Ae, whole genome shotgun sequence genome, one window contains:
- the LOC125577288 gene encoding protein MODIFYING WALL LIGNIN-1-like isoform X1: MEVQEQDTRKKRPEFSPIFIFIVFLGLFAFFLCLASEFQKAKGKDLKWDGESCYLPESHAFKFGTAALVCVSVAQIIGNVVICRGFLKTHKTESTPFCLFLLLFSWVNFAVAVMLTTVGASMNREQIYGKGWLNGECYLVKDGLFASSGVLCVSALGAVLGAFASNVKSSSQVDTQNKILTHNV; this comes from the exons ATGGAGGTTCAAGAACAAGATACGCGGAAAAAGCGACCTGAGTTCTCTCCCATTTTCATATTCATCGTTTTCCTTGGTCTCTTCGCGTTTTTCCTTTGCCTCGCGTCTGAGTTTCAGAAGGCTAAG GGGAAAGATCTGAAATGGGATGGAGAATCATGTTATCTTCCCGAAAGTCATGCTTTCAAGTTTGGAACCGCTGCTCTGGTTTGTGTTTCAGTTGCTCAGATCATTGGAAATGTTGTGATCTGTAGAGGTTTCTTGAAAACACACAAAACGGAATCGACGCCATTTTGTCTATTTCTTCTGTTGTTTTCTTG GGTTAATTTTGCGGTTGCGGTTATGTTGACGACCGTTGGTGCAAGCATGAACAGAGAGCAGATATACGGCAAAGGGTGGCTAAACGGTGAATGTTACCTTGTGAAAGACGGTCTGTTCGCATCATCGGGCGTTCTGTGCGTTTCAGCACTGGGTGCAGTTCTTGGAGCGTTTGCATCCAACGTCAAATCATCATCACAGGTTGACACTCAAAACAAAATTCTTACCCACAATGTGTAg
- the LOC125577288 gene encoding protein MODIFYING WALL LIGNIN-1-like isoform X2 yields the protein MEVQEQDTRKKRPEFSPIFIFIVFLGLFAFFLCLASEFQKAKGKDLKWDGESCYLPESHAFKFGTAALVCVSVAQIIGNVVICRGFLKTHKTESTPFCLFLLLFSWVNFAVAVMLTTVGASMNREQIYGKGWLNGECYLVKDGLFASSGVLCVSALGAVLGAFASNVKSSSQPTHKALA from the exons ATGGAGGTTCAAGAACAAGATACGCGGAAAAAGCGACCTGAGTTCTCTCCCATTTTCATATTCATCGTTTTCCTTGGTCTCTTCGCGTTTTTCCTTTGCCTCGCGTCTGAGTTTCAGAAGGCTAAG GGGAAAGATCTGAAATGGGATGGAGAATCATGTTATCTTCCCGAAAGTCATGCTTTCAAGTTTGGAACCGCTGCTCTGGTTTGTGTTTCAGTTGCTCAGATCATTGGAAATGTTGTGATCTGTAGAGGTTTCTTGAAAACACACAAAACGGAATCGACGCCATTTTGTCTATTTCTTCTGTTGTTTTCTTG GGTTAATTTTGCGGTTGCGGTTATGTTGACGACCGTTGGTGCAAGCATGAACAGAGAGCAGATATACGGCAAAGGGTGGCTAAACGGTGAATGTTACCTTGTGAAAGACGGTCTGTTCGCATCATCGGGCGTTCTGTGCGTTTCAGCACTGGGTGCAGTTCTTGGAGCGTTTGCATCCAACGTCAAATCATCATCACAG
- the LOC125576916 gene encoding uncharacterized protein LOC125576916, whose amino-acid sequence MTQLGAADKLAATRLKVIEKVRAELKQNNEKAAKEKEVLRVKFEELENKLKADRAAKKELVREKVHLEGVAAGLEKEKAELLAERDAAVDKLVRERQRLKDSRALEVTRERERVETAMIEKAGRSFTRVRDHFARVDALGKAKNLYGQASGTKKCLEMIKESGVAIPQDMIDMFAEQEKLYEAEVTKLRVSPLADRDFSLSPLVLPSRFVEERFKRTFDPYGSNVDLIRPETASQLITSREVTEEPPEEPLGDVTSAPTEQAVVPEESAHKESPEKEDLEEIPERSSPTTDEGIEKTGVEDPVVVSDSSSGDQGEEGDGDAGEISQPRPSEEEKTDDVIEGDGASSSPGVEPLASIRPKEDATPIAKNPVEPSVAQPLNGNDEDQTI is encoded by the coding sequence ATGACCCAATTAGGAGCTGCAGACAAGTTGGCTGCGACTAGGCTGAAGGTCATCGAAAAGGTAAGAGCTGAACTCAAGCAGAATAATGAGAAGGCAGCGAAGGAGAAAGAAGTTCTTCGAGTTAAGTTCGAAGAGCTTGAGAACAAGCTGAAGGCTGACAGAGCGGCAAAGAAGGAATTGGTGCGCGAGAAGGTTCACCTGGAAGGAGTCGCTGCGGGCCTTGAAAAGGAAAAGGCCGAGCTACTCGCTGAGAGGGACGCCGCAGTCGACAAGTTAGTCAGGGAGAGGCAACGTCTGAAGGACTCCCGGGCTCTAGAAGTCACCCGAGAAAGAGAAAGGGTTGAAACTGCTATGATCGAGAAGGCGGGTCGCTCTTTTACTCGCGTGCGAGATCACTTTGCTCGTGTAGACGCCCTTGGGAAGGCGAAAAACCTGTACGGGCAAGCTTCTGGGACAAAGAAATGTCTTGAGATGATAAAGGAGAGCGGAGTGGCGATCCCGCAAGACATGATCGACATGTTCGCAGAGCAAGAAAAGCTTTATGAAGCAGAAGTCACCAAGCTGCGAGTAAGTCCGTTGGCTGATAGAGATTTCTCCCTTTCCCCGCTTGTTCTCCCCTCTCGTTTTGTGGAAGAGAGGTTTAAGAGGACGTTCGACCCCTACGGATCGAACGTGGACCTGATCAGGCCGGAGACAGCCTCCCAGCTGATCACTTCGCGCGAGGTGACCGAGGAACCGCCTGAGGAACCATTGGGTGACGTCACATCGGCCCCGACAGAACAGGCCGTGGTTCCCGAGGAGAGCGCCCATAAGGAATCGCCCGAGAAGGAGGACCTAGAGGAGATTCCCGAGAGAAGTTCTCCAACCACCGATGAAGGGATTGAGAAAACGGGTGTTGAAGACCCTGTTGTTGTCTCGGATTCTTCGTCGGGGGATCAAGGCGAGGAGGGTGATGGTGATGCTGGAGAGATATCGCAACCACGCCCAAGTGAGGAGGAGAAGACCGACGATGTCATCGAGGGAGACGGTGCGAGCTCTTCGCCCGGTGTGGAGCCTCTTGCCTCGATTCGACCGAAGGAGGATGCGACTCCCATTGCTAAGAACCCGGTTGAACCTTCTGTTGCTCAACCACTCAACGGGAATGATGAAGATCAAACGATCTGA